Within the Streptomyces sp. R41 genome, the region CTGTCCGGGCTGCCTGCTGAACTGACCCCCGTCGTATCGGCCATGCTGGCGCACAGGGCGGAGGACCGCCCCTCCCTGGAGGAGGTGACCCGGCAGTGTGCCGATCTGCTGCGTCTACTGGGTACGAGTCCGGCCCGGGCACGGCGCGCTCTGATTCAGGAGACGACGCCGAAGGACCATCCCACGATGGTACTGCCCCAGCCTGACACGCCCATGCTGGACCGGCTCGACTCGCTGGAGAGGCAACTACGCGAGGAGTCGGTGTCCCCGGCGGAGAACCTCCCCGCCTCGTCGTCCGACCGTGAATCCAGCCCGGACGCTTCGGCCGAGAGCGATGTCCGGAGCGACGTCGCAAGCTCGCTCGTGTCCGTGCAGGAGCCCCCCAGCGAACGCCCAGCCGAACCCGCGCCGAAGAAGGGCCGTCCCCCTGCTTCCCGGCGGGTCGCCGACGAGCTGCGCAAGCGCTACGCGATGGGACCGGCACTCGCCTGGTCGAAGCGCTGAACCGCTCTTCCTCACCTTTCGCCGACGGGGCCGGTCCAGGGCGATACAAAGGGTGCGCAGCAGCACACCGCACATCACGAGCACACAGTCCACAGAGGAGCACCACGTGACCACGGCGATGCAGCCCGAGGTTCCTGAGGCGCGCGACGCCGATGCGGCGCGGTCGGCATTTCCGGCCGGTACGAAGCCGACCTTCGCTCCCGGCGCCCAGGTGCGCATCCGCCACGAGCAGTGGCTCGTGAAGTCCGTCGACGAGTCCCGCGACGGACTGATGGTCGAGGTCAGCGGGGTGTCCTCGTTCGTCCGTGGCACGGACGCGGTGTTCTACTCCGGCCTTGACCAGATCGATGTACTCGATCCGCGCAAGACCCGGCTCATGCCCGACGACACCTCCAGGCACGCCAAGGCCCGCCTGTACCTGGAGGCGGTCATCCGCAAGACCGCGCTGCCGCAGACCGAGCACGGCATCGCGCTTGCCGACTCGTTCCTCATGGACCGGCAGGAGCACCAGCTGCGCCCCGCAGAGCTGGCGCTGTCCATGCGCAACCCGCAGCCCCGGCTGCTGATCGCCGACGTGGTCGGGCTAGGCAAGACGCTGGAGATCGGCATCACACTCTCGGAGCTGATCCGGCGCGGGCGCGGCGAGCGCATCCTCGTGGTCACGCCCGCCCATGTGCTGGAGCAGTTCCAGCGCGAGCTGTGGACCCGCTTCGCCCTGCCGCTGGTGCGCCTGGACTCCACCGGCATTCAGCGCATCCAGCAGGAGATCCCGGCGGGCCGGAACCCGTTCGCTCACTTCAAGCGCGTCATCGTGTCCGTCGACACCCTCAAGTCGGCGACGTACTCCCACCACCTGGAGAACATCACCTGGGATGCGGTGGTCATTGACGAGTCGCACAACCTCGTGAACAAGGGCACCCGCAACAACCGCCTCGCCCTCCGGCTCGCCGAGCAGACCGATGCGCTGATCCTGGCCTCCGCGACCCCGCACAACGGCAATGCCGAATCCTTCGCCGAGCTGATTAAGATGCTCGATCCGGCGGCGATCGCCGACGCCAAGAATTACAAGGTCGCCGACCTCGACCACCTCTACATCCGGCGTACCAAGACCGACCGCGAGGTGCGCGACGGTCTAAAGGGCAAGCCCTGGGCCGAACGAGGTCCCTCCCTTCCGGTGTCGGCTCCGGCGACACCGAAGGAGGTTGCCGTCCTGGAGAAGCTCGAAAAGGAGTGGACCCCGGGGGATCCGAGCCGTTCGTCGGTCTGCGCCGAGCCGATCATCGCCTACGGATTCCTGAAGGCGTTCCTCTCCTCCCACGTCGCGCTGCGGAAAACCCTCGCCAACCGCCGTGCCTACCTCGACAATCCGAAGAGTCGTACGGCGAAGGGCAAGGCCAAGACCGCGCCGGACACTCCCGAGCGCCGCGCCGCTCTCGCCGCGGAGAGCAAGGCTCTCGCGGAGCTGGAGGCGCTGGTCGCGGAGTTCACCGACCAGGACTCCGCCAAGCTCGACGCACTCGTCCGCACGCTGAAGGACGACCTCGGCATCGGCCCGCACTCAGAGCGCCGCGTCGTGATCTTCTCCGAGCGGGTCCACACCTTGGACTGGCTGGCCCGGGAGGTCCCGGCCCGCCTCGGCTTCAAGAAGAAAAACCTGGCCAAGCCCGACGCGACGCGTCCCTGGAAGGCGTACGACGGCGTCGTCGAGGTCATGCACGGCGACACCACCAACGACCAGCAACAGCGGGAGATCGTCGACCGCTTCGGCCGGCGCGAGGAGCCGGTGCGGTTGCTGTTCACCGGTGACATCGCCTCCGAGGGCGTCAACCTGCACCACCAGTGCCACGACCTCATCCACTACGACCTGCCCTGGTCCCTGATCCGCATCGAGCAGCGCAACGGACGTATCGACCGTTACGGGCAGGCGGTCAGCCCCGAGTTCCGTGCGCTCACCCTCACCGCCGACGTGCCCTGGCGGCGCGACGAGGAGAGCGGCGAGATGCTCACGCTCGACGACCGGCTCGTAGGCACCCGTCTGTTGCGCCGCGAGGCCCAGGCGCATGAGATCGAGACCGGTGAGGGCAGCGCCGAGGCCGTTACCGGTCTCTACAACGACAAGAAGGAAGAAGACCGCCTCACCTACGACCTCATCAAGGGCGGCACCGTCGAACGCTCCATCAAGCAGTCCCAGCAGGAGTCCGGCGGGGTCCTCGCGGGGCTGCTCGCCGGCGCCAACGCACGGCTCGCCGACCCGACGGCCACTCCGGCCACCCTCGGCACGGCCGCGGTGCCCGAGGCCGGCGTACCCCATGTGTTCGCCGATACCAAGGCGTACTTCCACACAGCGGTGGACCTTATCTACCCGCAGGCCGAGCGCGAGGCACTCGACTGGAAGCCCGAGACGGCGGGCGGCCGCATCGAGTTCACTCCGCCCGACGACCTTCAGTACCGCTTCAGGGAGCTGCCGAAGTCGTATCTGGAGCAGGAGAAGATCCTCACGACGCCCAAGTACGACGGCACGCTGCGTCTCACCTTCGACAAGCAGTACGCCGCCGACCGGCTGGAGGCCGCCCGCAACGCCAAGCAGGGCAAGACCGACGAGCCCACGTCCCAGTGGCCCAATGTCTCCTACGTCTCCGACATCCACCCCGTGCTCGACTGGGTGACGGACAAGGTCCTCGCCAAGCTCAAATACGACGAGGCGTTCGTCCTCGCCTACCAGCCAGACGCCGCCAAGGCCAAACGGATTGACGCCGCTCTGCCCGCGGCCCTGACCGGCCCGGTCTATCTGCTCCAGGGCGTCTACTCCAACGTGGCGGGCAAGCCAACGGTTGTGGAGTGGATGGCTGTCACCGGTCTCGCCGAGGCCGCTCCTCGCGTGTGGCGCATGGACTCGGCGTTCCTCGCCGCCTGCGGCGTGGGCCCCGACATGCCCGGCCGCGCCCAGCCCGTCGACCGCGACCTCCTCCAGGAACTCGTCCCCGCGGCCGTCGACGCCGCCGAGAGCCACCTGCGTGAACGCCGTGCCGACTACGACAAGCAGGTCGACTCCTACCTGGCCCCGTACGAGGACCGGGTACAGGTCTGGGAGCAGGGCGCCCTGATCGCCGTCGGCAACCAGGAGCGCCGCCGCAAGCAGGTGTCCGACACTGCCAAGCGCCGCCGCGACCTCGTACGCCGTCTGCGGACCGACGGGGACCCGATGCTGCGGGTCCTCGGCGTCCTCGAACCTCTCCACCCCACCACCGTCACCGTCGCACACGCCGAGGAGTCTGCGCGATGAGCTACACCTACGACTCCTTCGCAAACCGCGGCGAATACCTTTCTGCCCACTACTTCAGCGAGGAGCTGGAGAACACCCTCAAGAAGAGCAAGGCTGGCGACGAGGGCCTGTTCACCCTGTGGACCAGCCGCGAGACCGACCCTCACGACCCGCAGCCCACCCCGCGCGAAGTCCTCCCCCGGCTCCGCGGTGAGTACCTGTCCACCGTGCGCCCCTTCTTGGCCGCCCGCGCCCAGCAGGAAGAACTCGGCAGCACCTACGACGACCCCACGGGCGAGTGGGCCGAGCGCCTCACGACCTGGCACGCCGCCGTCCTCAAGGCCCTCGGTTACGACGGTGACCGGCCCGAGCCGATCACCGTGCACAACGCGGGCAAGGAGTACGAACTCCAGGTCGCCTGGCACGGAGACGGCATCCTCGCCGTCGACTGCGGCTGGACGGCCAAGCTTGACGACGCCCTCGACCCCGATGAGGCCGGACAGCTCCTCCACCCCCTCAAGACCGCCGACAGCCTCCTCGAAGTCGGCGAGAAGCTGGCGGGCTGGCTCTTCCAGAGCGAACTGCACGAGCCCGGCGGCGACACGCCCCGCTTCGTCCTGCTGCTCTGCGGCGGCGTACTCGTCCTCGCCGACCGCAACGCCTGGGCCGAAGGCCGCTATCTCGCTGCCAGCCTGGATGCGTCCCTCGCCCGCAACGACACGGCGAAGGCCGGCGAACTCGCCCTCCTCGCCGCCCTCTACTCCCATGACATGCTCGCGCCCCGCTCCGACGGCAAGGGTCGCCGAATCGACGACCTGCTGAAGGCGTCCCGTGACAACGCCGTCGGCGTCAACTCCGAGCTGCGCAAGGGGCTCCAGCACTCGGTCGAGATCATCGCGAACGAGGTGCTCGCCCGCCTGCGTGAGGCGGAGGTCGAGCCGCGGGAGATCGAGGACCTCAAGAAGGGCCCGTTCGCCAAGCAGCTCACCCGCGAATCACTGCGCTACCTCTACCGCATCCTCTTCCTCCTCTACGCGGAGGCTCGCCCCGAGTTGGGCATCCTGCCCGCCGACGACTCGACGTACCAGACCGGGTACTCGATCGCCCGGCTGCGCGAACTGGTGGCGCGCGAGCGAAAGCTGGTCGACGAGGACAGCCGTATCGGTTTCCACCTCTACGCCTCCCTCGACGTCCTCTTCAACAAGGTCAACTACGGCCACCGCCCGCACGGCACCGAAACAAACGACGACAAGCCCGCCGAGGAACGCAGCGAACTACGCGGCCTGCGCTTCGAGCCGCTCCGCAGCGAACTGTTCGACCCCAAGGCGATCACCCTCATCGGCCGCCGCATCCTCCACCCCCACTGGGATGAGGACGGCGACGAGCAGCCGCGATGGCTGGACCTGCGGCTGCGTAACGCGGCGTTGCACCAGGTGCTGCGCCTGCTGACCATGAAGGAGGCTGGTCAGAAGGGTAGACAGGGCGGCTTCATCTCCTACCGCAACCTCGGCATCAACCAGCTCGGCGCCGTCTACGAGGGCCTGATGTCCTACACCGGCATCATCGCCAAGGACGAGCTGGCCGAGGTCGCCAAGCCCGGTGCGAAGAAGGGCGACAAGCAGTACGGCGATCCCGAAAAGGGGTCCTGGCTCATCCCCGCCGACCGGCTGACCAAGTACAGGGAGAACACGTACGTTGTGTACTCCGCCCAGGACGCTGAGCAGTACGGCCTGCGTGGCCCCAAGAAGTACGCCGAGGGTAGGTTCGTGTACCGCTTGGCCGGCCGTGACCGCGAGACGTCTGCCTCGTACTACACCCCCGAGTCCCTCACGAAGGTCACCGTCGAGCTGGCGCTCAAGCACCGCCTCGACCAGGAGAAGGATGCCGACGGCAATACGGTCCAGACCCGCGCGAGCGAGCTTCTGCGCTACACGATCTGCGAACCGGCCCTGGGCTCCGGCGCGTTCCTCAACGAGGCGATCAACCAGGTCGCCAAGGAGTATCTGAAGCGCCGCCAGGATGAGCTGGGTGTCAGCCTGGACACGTCGAAGACTCTGGATGCCGAGCAGAAGGTGAAGGCGTACATCGCCCTTCACAACGCGTACGGGATCGACCTGAACTCGACGGGTGTGGAGCTGGCGGAGGTGTCGCTGTGGCTCAACACCATGCACCCGGGCATGCGCGCGCCGTGGTTCGGCCTGCATCTGCGGCGAGGCAACTCCCTTATCGGAGCCCGGCGTTGGGTGTACGAGGCCGAGCGCATCAAGAAAGAGCGGACGATCGGTGCGCACACGCCGACCAAGCTGCCGTTCCGAGCGGCTGGGGATGGCTCGGAACAGTTGCTGCCGGATGGGGCTGTGCATCAGTTCCTTCTGCCGACGCCTGGGTGGGGTGCGGTCGCGGGGGCGAGCGGGGATGCGAAGAAGTTGGTGGAGCAGCTCGCCGGGCCGCAGTTGGAGCAGTTGAAGGCGTGGAAGAACAGCATCAAGGCGAAGCCCAAGACAACGGGCGGCAAGGGTAGCCAGCTCGCTCGGTTGCAGGCGGCGGCTCTTCGCGTCGAGTTCCTGTGGAAGCTGGTCGCCAAGCGCATGGAGCTGAGCGAGCGAGAGATCGCCCGCACCATCGATATGTGGGGGACGGATCGCGAGGAGGACGCGGAGGAGTACGCCTTCCTTCGCCGCGACAAGCGGAACCCTGACCAGAGCCTGCCACTGACTAAGGAGCAGGTCTTCAAGGACCTTTTCGCGGCGGAGGGCTCCCCGTACTGGCGGCTCAAGCAGGTCATGGACGCGTGGTGCGCGCTGTGGTTCTGGCCGCTGGAGAGGGTGGGGCTGCTAGATGGGGCGGACGCGGAGTACGCGACGGCTCCGGTGGTGACGGCGCAGGCCGGGGCCGACCTGGACGCGTTGTTGTCGTCGGTGGCCGGGCCGGTGGTGGAGGTCGCGGAGCGCGCGCCCGAGCCCACGCCTGTGCCTCAATTCCTTGAGCCCGGCCTGCTGTTCATCATGGACGGCGACCAGATTTCCCTGGGTGAGGCTGAGAGCGACGACGAGGCCGGGAAGAAGAAGACGGCCAAGAGGACACGTGGTTCCTCTGCTCCCAAGAAGCCCAGTGGACCGGCGCGCCGCCGCGATGTCATTCCGCTGGCGGACATGGACGACTGGATCGCCTTCCTGGAGTCCATGCTCGGCACGGGATCGGTGCCGGAGGAGACCTTTGCCACGACGGTCGACTCCCTGGAGGAGCTGAAGAAGCTCGAAGACCTGGTCCAGGCCGAGATGGGTATGGACGACGCCCGTAAGGCGGTTGAGACGCGGTATCCGTGGATGCGGGTCGTCCGTGATATCGCGGAGGGCCAGGGTTTCCTTCACTGGGAGTTGGACTTCGCTGGTGTCTTCACCGGCGAAGCGGGGGGCTTCGACCTTCAGGTGGGTAACCCGCCATGGGTGCGACCGGAGTG harbors:
- a CDS encoding DEAD/DEAH box helicase, with translation MTTAMQPEVPEARDADAARSAFPAGTKPTFAPGAQVRIRHEQWLVKSVDESRDGLMVEVSGVSSFVRGTDAVFYSGLDQIDVLDPRKTRLMPDDTSRHAKARLYLEAVIRKTALPQTEHGIALADSFLMDRQEHQLRPAELALSMRNPQPRLLIADVVGLGKTLEIGITLSELIRRGRGERILVVTPAHVLEQFQRELWTRFALPLVRLDSTGIQRIQQEIPAGRNPFAHFKRVIVSVDTLKSATYSHHLENITWDAVVIDESHNLVNKGTRNNRLALRLAEQTDALILASATPHNGNAESFAELIKMLDPAAIADAKNYKVADLDHLYIRRTKTDREVRDGLKGKPWAERGPSLPVSAPATPKEVAVLEKLEKEWTPGDPSRSSVCAEPIIAYGFLKAFLSSHVALRKTLANRRAYLDNPKSRTAKGKAKTAPDTPERRAALAAESKALAELEALVAEFTDQDSAKLDALVRTLKDDLGIGPHSERRVVIFSERVHTLDWLAREVPARLGFKKKNLAKPDATRPWKAYDGVVEVMHGDTTNDQQQREIVDRFGRREEPVRLLFTGDIASEGVNLHHQCHDLIHYDLPWSLIRIEQRNGRIDRYGQAVSPEFRALTLTADVPWRRDEESGEMLTLDDRLVGTRLLRREAQAHEIETGEGSAEAVTGLYNDKKEEDRLTYDLIKGGTVERSIKQSQQESGGVLAGLLAGANARLADPTATPATLGTAAVPEAGVPHVFADTKAYFHTAVDLIYPQAEREALDWKPETAGGRIEFTPPDDLQYRFRELPKSYLEQEKILTTPKYDGTLRLTFDKQYAADRLEAARNAKQGKTDEPTSQWPNVSYVSDIHPVLDWVTDKVLAKLKYDEAFVLAYQPDAAKAKRIDAALPAALTGPVYLLQGVYSNVAGKPTVVEWMAVTGLAEAAPRVWRMDSAFLAACGVGPDMPGRAQPVDRDLLQELVPAAVDAAESHLRERRADYDKQVDSYLAPYEDRVQVWEQGALIAVGNQERRRKQVSDTAKRRRDLVRRLRTDGDPMLRVLGVLEPLHPTTVTVAHAEESAR